CCGCGTCCGCTTCCGCCGCCGTCGCGCTGCACGGCGTGACCAAGCGTTTCCCCGGCCCCAAGGGCGCCGAGGCCGTGACCGCCGTCGACGACATCCACCTCGACATCGCCGACGGGGAGTTCTTCTCGCTGCTCGGCCCGTCCGGGTGCGGCAAGACGACCACGCTGCGGATGGTCGCCGGGTTCGAGTACCCGACGGCCGGCAGCATCCGCATCTTCGGGCAGGAGGTGGGGCTCGAGCCGCCCAACAAGCGGCCCGTCAACACCGTCTTCCAGTCCTACGCGCTGTTCCCGCACATGACGGTGGCGCAGAACGTCGCCTTCGGCCTGGAGATGCAGAACCTCGACAAGGCGGAGATCGCGAAGCGAGTCGCCGACGTCATCGAGCTGGTGCAGTTGCAGGGCCGCGAGAAGCGCAAGCCGAAGCAGCTCTCCGGCGGGCAGCAGCAGCGCGTGGCCTTGGCGCGCGCCCTGGTCAACCACCCCAAGGTGCTGCTGCTCGACGAACCCCTCGGGGCCCTGGACCTCAAGCTGCGCCAGGCCATGCAGCTCGAGCTCAAGCAGCTCCAGGAGCGCGTCGGCATCACCTTCGTGTACGTGACCCACGACCAGGAGGAGGCGTTGACGATGTCCGACCGCATCGCGGTCATGGACGGCGGACGCCTGCTGCAGGTGGGGACCCCCAACGAGATCTACGACCGGCCTCGCACCCGCTTCGTGGCCGACTTCATCGGGGACACGAACCTGCTGGCCGCGACGGTCGTGGACGGCGAGACGGTGCGCCTGGCCGACGGCACGACCGTGCGGGCGAAGACGTCGGCCGCGGCCGGGACGGGCGTCACGCTCGCGATCCGGCCCGAGCAGGCCGGTCTGCGCCACCCCGACTACGAGCAGGACCCTGCGCTCGACGCCATCCACGGTCGCGTCGAGCGTCTGACGTTCCTCGGCAACGCCATCGCCTACGAGGTCGTCGGTGAGGGGTCGGGCGAGGTCCGCATGCGGGTGCGCCAGGGCAACGCCCCCGGCATCGAGCACTTCGCCGTCGGTGACCGCGTCCGTGCCCGGTGGATGCCCAGCAGCATCTCCGTCCTGGACGACTGAGAGGGTTCGATGTCGACCACCGCCCCCACGCCGGACGTCCAGCCCGAATTGAAGGAACCGGCACCGCCGCCCGGCCCCGGGCTCGAGCGCGAGGCCGAGAAGGCCGAGTCCCGTCGCGGCTTCCTCGTCGGGCTGCCCGGCTACGCCTACCTGCTGCTGTTCTTCGCCACCCCACTGCTCATCGTCGTCGTGTACTCGTTCGCGAGCCGGTCGGTGCGCGGCGCGACGGTCCTGGCGGACTGGAACCTCGACTCGTACACGCGGATGACCGATTCGCTGGTACTCACCATCGCGTGGCGCTCGCTGTGGATCGCGACGCTGACGACACTGCTGTGCCTGCTGGTCGCATATCCGTTCGCCTACTACCTGTCGACCCGGCCGGCCCGCACGCGCGCGGTGCTGCTCGTGCTGGTCATGATCCCGTTCTGGTCCAACTTCCTCGTGCGGACCTATGCCTGGCGCGTGCTGCTGGGCACCGACGGGCCGTTCACCCGGTTGCTGGCAACCGTCGGCCTGGACGCGCAGTTGCTCTTCACGCCCACGGCCGTGCTGATCGGGCTGGTGTACGGCTACCTGCCGTTCATGATCCTGCCGCTGTACGCGGCGGTGGAGCGGCTGGACCATTCCCTCGTCGAGGCGGCCCGCGACCTGTACGCCAGCGGCTGGCAGGCGTTCTGGAAGGTGACCTGGCCGTTGTCGCGCCCGGGCGTGATCGCCGGCTCCATCCTCGTCTTCATCCCGTCGTTCGGCGCATACGTCACGCCGGAGATCCTCGGCGGGCGCGGGTCGACGATGCTCGGCAGTTACATCGCGCGTCAGTTCATCGGCACGGCCAGCGACTGGCCCTTCGGCTCGGCGCTGTCGGTCACGATCCTCGTGCTGATGATGTTCGCGGCGGTGGCCTACTTCCGCGCCGGTGGGAAGAACCTGTGATGGCGCCGGCGGTCTCGGAGGATCGACGGAGCGGCGGTGAAGGCCCCGTGTGGGGTTTTGAGGGGCCTTCAGCGGTCTCGGAGGATCAAAGATGAGCGTCTTGGAGATGCCCAGCGGCGGCGGTGCCGACGTCGCCGAGGACTCGCTGGCCAGGCCGAAGAAGGTGGTCGACCGGATCCTCGCGGGCAACGCCTGGCTGGTGTTCGCCTTCCTGTACCTGCCGATCGTCGTGCTGATCATCTACTCGTTCAACGACAACCAGCGGGTGGGCATCTGGACCGAGGCGTCGTTGCGCTGGTACGGCGAGATGTTCGCCAACGCCCGTGTGATGGACGCGCTGCGCAACTCGCTGATCGTGATGTTCGTGTCCACGATCGTCGCGACGGTGCTGGGCACCATGGCCGCGTTGTCGATGGAGCGCTACCGCTACCGGGGGCAGCGCGCCTACGACGGGCTGCTGTACCTGCCGGTGATCATCCCGGACATCACGATGGCCGTGATGCTGCTGCTGTTCTTCGTGCAGGCGTTCGATCTCATCTTCCTCGCCAGCGGCGTACAGTTCAGTCGCGGCCTCGGCACCATCATGCTGGCGCACATCGCGTTCAACATCTCGTTCGTCGCGCTGGTCGTGCGCGCCCGCCTCGCCGGTCTGGACGCCGACCTGGAGGAAGCCGCGGCCGACCTCTACGCCAGCCGATGGCAGGCGTTCCGGCGGGTCACGCTGCCGTTGATCGCGCCCGGCGTCGCCGGTGGTGCGCTGCTGGCGCTGACGCTGTCGCTGGACGACGTCGTGATCACCGAGTTCGTCAGCGGTGCCGGGTCGACCACGTTGCCCGTGTACGTGTTCGGTTCGCTGCGGCGTGGGGTGACGCCACTGATCAACGCCGTGTCGGTGTTGATGCTGGTCGGCTCGATCGTGCTGGTGCTCTTGTCGCTGGCCGTGTCGCGCCGACGGGAGAGTGCGGGGGACTGAGGCGACCGCCGGGGAGCCGCGAGGCGGTCGGCAAGACCTGGGAAGCGGGTTCACGCGAGAGGGAAGGGAACAAACCGATGAGGTATCGCCTTATGGCGGCACTGCTGGCCAGCACGCTGGTGCTGGCCGCCTGTGGCCGCGAGGTCGGCGGGGAGACCGCGGACGGCACACCCGAGGGCGGCGAGCCCGCTGGCGAGGCCGGCGGCGGTGGCGGCGAGGCCGCGGCCCCGCCGGAGTGCGAGGTCGACGAGGTCGATGGCGACCTGCTGCTCTACAACTGGTCCGAGTACATGGACCCCGACCTGCTGACGGAGTTCTCCGAGCAGTACGGCGTCAGCGCCACCGAGGACACCTACACGTCCAACGAGGCCCTGCTCGCCCAGATCCGTGCCGGTGGCGCCGACTACGACGTGATCGTGCCGTCCGACTACATGGTCGCGATCATGATCGAGGAGGGGCTGCTGACGCCTCTGAACCACGACGCGATCCCGAACCGCGAGAACGTCGCCGCGGACTTCACCGAGCCGCCCTACGACCCGGGCCTCGAGTACTCGATGCCCTACCAGTGGGGCACGACGGGCCTGGGTATCGACACCGAGGCGACCGGCCCGGACCCCGAACCGACCTGGGGCTGGCTGTTCGACCCGGAGATGGCGGGCCAGCTGCCGCAGGGCGTCTCCATCCTCGACGACCCGCGCGAGGGCATGGGCGCGGCGCTGTACTACCTCGGCTACGACCCGAACACGCAGAGCGAGGAGGAGCTGCAGGAGGCTGCCGACCTGATCCAGGAGGCCGGTGCCTGGACCGTGCGCTACGAGTCGGACCAGTTCTCCGACCTGGTCATCAACGGGGACACGAACGTCTCGCAGGGCTACAGCGGGCAGTTCCTGGACACGTTCGGGGAGATCGACCCGGAGCGCTACCAGTACGTCATCCCCGAGGAGGGCGCGACGATCTGGACGGACAACATGGCCATCCTCGGTTCGTCGGACAGCCCCTGCACCGCGCACACGTTCATCAACTTCATCCTCGATGCGGAGAACGGGGCTCAGCTCACCAACTGGACCTTCTACGCCTCGCCCAACGAGGCGGCGACGGAGTTCATCGACCCGGAGATCACCGACGACCCGGTGATCTATCCGGACGAGGACGTGCGCGAGCGGCTGTTCTTCCTCGAGAACACCGGTGACGCCGAGCGGCTCTACACCGACCTGTTCACCCGAGCGCAGGGATAGCGTGACATGGCGCAGCTGCTCACCCACTGGGTCGGGGGCGCGCCGCTGGCCGACGAATCCGCCCGACGCGGGGAGATCTTCGACCCCGCGTCGGGGCGGGTCGTCCGCCACGTGCCGCTGGCCGACACCGCCACCGTCGACCGTGCCGTCGCCGCGGCTCGTGAGGCGTTCGACACCACCTGGCGCGCCAGCACGCTGGCGCAACGCACCCGTGTGCTGTTCGCGTTCCGCGAGCTGGTCGCCGCCCATCGCGACGAGTTGGCGTCGCTGATCGTCGGTGAACACGGCAAGGTCCACGCCGACGCCGTCGGCGAGGTCCAGCGCGGGCTCGAGGTGGTCGAGTTCGCGTGCGGGATCCCGCAGCTGCTGAAGGGCGGCTATTCGGAGAACGTCTCCACCGGCGTCGACAGCTGGTCGTTGCGCCAGCCGTTGGGCGTGGTGGTCGGGATCACGCCGTTCAATTTCCCGGCGATGGTCCCGATGTGGATGTTCCCGGTTGCGATCGCCTGCGGGAACACGTTCGTGCTCAAGCCCAGCGAGAAGGACCCGTCGGTCTCGCTGCGGGTGGCCGAGCTGTGGCGCGAGGCCGGCTTGCCCGACGGCGTCTTCAACGTCGTGCACGGCGACCGTGAGGCCGTGGACGCCCTCCTGCAACATCCGGACGTGGCGGCGGTGTCGTTCGTCGGTTCGACGCCGATCGCCCGGCACGTGTTCACGACCGCCACCCAGCACGGCAAGCGCGTGCAGGCGCTCGGGGGTGCGAAGAACCACATGGTGGTCCTGCCGGACGCCGACATCGAGC
The sequence above is a segment of the Egicoccus sp. AB-alg2 genome. Coding sequences within it:
- a CDS encoding ABC transporter ATP-binding protein, with translation MHGVTKRFPGPKGAEAVTAVDDIHLDIADGEFFSLLGPSGCGKTTTLRMVAGFEYPTAGSIRIFGQEVGLEPPNKRPVNTVFQSYALFPHMTVAQNVAFGLEMQNLDKAEIAKRVADVIELVQLQGREKRKPKQLSGGQQQRVALARALVNHPKVLLLDEPLGALDLKLRQAMQLELKQLQERVGITFVYVTHDQEEALTMSDRIAVMDGGRLLQVGTPNEIYDRPRTRFVADFIGDTNLLAATVVDGETVRLADGTTVRAKTSAAAGTGVTLAIRPEQAGLRHPDYEQDPALDAIHGRVERLTFLGNAIAYEVVGEGSGEVRMRVRQGNAPGIEHFAVGDRVRARWMPSSISVLDD
- a CDS encoding ABC transporter permease, producing MSTTAPTPDVQPELKEPAPPPGPGLEREAEKAESRRGFLVGLPGYAYLLLFFATPLLIVVVYSFASRSVRGATVLADWNLDSYTRMTDSLVLTIAWRSLWIATLTTLLCLLVAYPFAYYLSTRPARTRAVLLVLVMIPFWSNFLVRTYAWRVLLGTDGPFTRLLATVGLDAQLLFTPTAVLIGLVYGYLPFMILPLYAAVERLDHSLVEAARDLYASGWQAFWKVTWPLSRPGVIAGSILVFIPSFGAYVTPEILGGRGSTMLGSYIARQFIGTASDWPFGSALSVTILVLMMFAAVAYFRAGGKNL
- a CDS encoding ABC transporter permease, yielding MSVLEMPSGGGADVAEDSLARPKKVVDRILAGNAWLVFAFLYLPIVVLIIYSFNDNQRVGIWTEASLRWYGEMFANARVMDALRNSLIVMFVSTIVATVLGTMAALSMERYRYRGQRAYDGLLYLPVIIPDITMAVMLLLFFVQAFDLIFLASGVQFSRGLGTIMLAHIAFNISFVALVVRARLAGLDADLEEAAADLYASRWQAFRRVTLPLIAPGVAGGALLALTLSLDDVVITEFVSGAGSTTLPVYVFGSLRRGVTPLINAVSVLMLVGSIVLVLLSLAVSRRRESAGD
- a CDS encoding PotD/PotF family extracellular solute-binding protein, yielding MRYRLMAALLASTLVLAACGREVGGETADGTPEGGEPAGEAGGGGGEAAAPPECEVDEVDGDLLLYNWSEYMDPDLLTEFSEQYGVSATEDTYTSNEALLAQIRAGGADYDVIVPSDYMVAIMIEEGLLTPLNHDAIPNRENVAADFTEPPYDPGLEYSMPYQWGTTGLGIDTEATGPDPEPTWGWLFDPEMAGQLPQGVSILDDPREGMGAALYYLGYDPNTQSEEELQEAADLIQEAGAWTVRYESDQFSDLVINGDTNVSQGYSGQFLDTFGEIDPERYQYVIPEEGATIWTDNMAILGSSDSPCTAHTFINFILDAENGAQLTNWTFYASPNEAATEFIDPEITDDPVIYPDEDVRERLFFLENTGDAERLYTDLFTRAQG
- a CDS encoding CoA-acylating methylmalonate-semialdehyde dehydrogenase; amino-acid sequence: MAQLLTHWVGGAPLADESARRGEIFDPASGRVVRHVPLADTATVDRAVAAAREAFDTTWRASTLAQRTRVLFAFRELVAAHRDELASLIVGEHGKVHADAVGEVQRGLEVVEFACGIPQLLKGGYSENVSTGVDSWSLRQPLGVVVGITPFNFPAMVPMWMFPVAIACGNTFVLKPSEKDPSVSLRVAELWREAGLPDGVFNVVHGDREAVDALLQHPDVAAVSFVGSTPIARHVFTTATQHGKRVQALGGAKNHMVVLPDADIELAADAAVAAAYGSAGERCMAISAVVAVGDVGDRLVPAIAKRMAGLRVGPGTDPTSEMGPLVTLEHRDRVAGYVAAGADAGAEVVVDGRGLAVEGAEEGFWLGPCLLDHVRPDMTVYRDEIFGPVLSVVRVDDHRQAIRLVNDNPYGNGTAIFTDSGTEARRFQHEIEVGMVGINVPIPVPMAYYSFGGWKHSLFGDTHVHGTEGVHFYTRGKVVTARWPETQGQTSLHFPTSS